The following coding sequences lie in one Arachis ipaensis cultivar K30076 chromosome B03, Araip1.1, whole genome shotgun sequence genomic window:
- the LOC107629870 gene encoding E3 ubiquitin-protein ligase RMA1H1 isoform X2, with protein MTSDQYFRDAAREISTLEDIPSLEKWKSSTNAGVDSDRNATEGFDCNICLECVQEPVVTLCGHLYCWPCIYKWLHIQTISSKNMEQQKPQCPVCKSEVSQSSLVPLYGRNQVATPSGKNARQSGSSIPRRPPGRRPYNPAASVLQSTSQTNQPRPFDSIQSSYTSTSGIFGSSNPRIRRQLMEADESLSRICFFLFCCLVMCLLLF; from the exons ATGACCTCAGATCAGTACTTCAGGGATGCTGCTCGCGAAATCAGTACCTTGGAAGACATACCCTCCTTGGAAAAGTGGAAATCTTCCACCAATGCTGGTGTAGATTCCGATCGAAATGCCACCGAAGGATTCGACTGCAACATCTGCCTAGAATGTGTGCAAGAACCGGTAGTTACCCTTTGCGGCCATCTCTACTGCTGGCCCTGCATTTACAAATGGCTCCATATCCAAACCATCTCTTCCAAAAACATGGAGCAGCAGAAGCCACAATGTCCTGTGTGCAAATCAGAAGTTTCTCAATCCTCCCTAGTTCCACTCTACGGCCGGAACCAAGTCGCAACGCCGTCCGGGAAAAATGCTCGCCAATCAGGCTCTTCAATACCTAGAAGACCCCCTGGCCGGAGACCATACAATCCTGCAGCATCTGTTTTACAGTCTACTTCTCAAACTAATCAACCTCGACCATTCGACTCGATTCAAAGCAGTTACACTTCAACATCTGGAATTTTTG GGAGTAGTAACCCAAGGATCAGAAGGCAATTAATGGAAGCTGATGAATCACTCAGTAGAATATGTTTTTTCCTCTTCTGCTGCTTGGTTATGTGTCTTCTCTTGTTCTGA
- the LOC107629870 gene encoding E3 ubiquitin-protein ligase RMA1H1 isoform X1: MTSDQYFRDAAREISTLEDIPSLEKWKSSTNAGVDSDRNATEGFDCNICLECVQEPVVTLCGHLYCWPCIYKWLHIQTISSKNMEQQKPQCPVCKSEVSQSSLVPLYGRNQVATPSGKNARQSGSSIPRRPPGRRPYNPAASVLQSTSQTNQPRPFDSIQSSYTSTSGIFGEMIYARVFGNQLRNMYTYPNSYCLSGSSNPRIRRQLMEADESLSRICFFLFCCLVMCLLLF, from the coding sequence ATGACCTCAGATCAGTACTTCAGGGATGCTGCTCGCGAAATCAGTACCTTGGAAGACATACCCTCCTTGGAAAAGTGGAAATCTTCCACCAATGCTGGTGTAGATTCCGATCGAAATGCCACCGAAGGATTCGACTGCAACATCTGCCTAGAATGTGTGCAAGAACCGGTAGTTACCCTTTGCGGCCATCTCTACTGCTGGCCCTGCATTTACAAATGGCTCCATATCCAAACCATCTCTTCCAAAAACATGGAGCAGCAGAAGCCACAATGTCCTGTGTGCAAATCAGAAGTTTCTCAATCCTCCCTAGTTCCACTCTACGGCCGGAACCAAGTCGCAACGCCGTCCGGGAAAAATGCTCGCCAATCAGGCTCTTCAATACCTAGAAGACCCCCTGGCCGGAGACCATACAATCCTGCAGCATCTGTTTTACAGTCTACTTCTCAAACTAATCAACCTCGACCATTCGACTCGATTCAAAGCAGTTACACTTCAACATCTGGAATTTTTGGTGAGATGATATATGCAAGGGTGTTTGGTAATCAATTGAGAAACATGTATACATATCCAAATTCTTATTGTCTTTCAGGGAGTAGTAACCCAAGGATCAGAAGGCAATTAATGGAAGCTGATGAATCACTCAGTAGAATATGTTTTTTCCTCTTCTGCTGCTTGGTTATGTGTCTTCTCTTGTTCTGA